One window of the Manihot esculenta cultivar AM560-2 chromosome 14, M.esculenta_v8, whole genome shotgun sequence genome contains the following:
- the LOC110620048 gene encoding pumilio homolog 6, chloroplastic isoform X1, with protein sequence MATESPLRMPSHSEAASFAPSTPNLAVNGQKFRGSGRDKVPNRSGSAPPSMEGSFLAVNNLICQQSSNLGNLSYSVQNSESEKQSYLALYDSSVNPNPRLPTPPIARKNRYMQSDIGRFGSNWGLTSIDYSDNNSLHFSQVSLSTHKEECEDDRSSHQPSDDLVEQVNGFWSGEDASSLVGQSRSLVDLIQEDYPRTPSPVYNQSHSFSSGTTDEAADHDVDSSSLHNSPFSTSNVLASTVGTDRISLSFNADPSTAPVSSSSPHKCTGATNPMQPLLKGDLKIQDVIIIESEMKDLSISSLPVSKDQKFQQQWPHRYQDNVQQHQVQKQQQSNSFQVHSGKSQLISQGLNSTYISMDQFLHGPSKFTAEVQPVLQSSGFTPPLYASATAYMASPNPIYSNVQPPGLYSPQYGVGGYALSSAAIPPFFPGYPPHGAIPMVYNGPDSPNFNARMPGAPTGGSYAHGTDLQHMNRFYGQLGYPMQPPFTDPAHMQYYQQPYGPAYNVSGQFDPLASGIGVLGNQNSAYETKKGSFAAVGSDKKLHHQISGVNDLYQGRGAIISHYFGSPSNMGMLMQYPSSPLASPVLPGSPVGGTGSSGGTNGLRFPPGTGRYAAVYSGWQGQRGLENSNCTKIYNFIEELKSGKGHRFELSDIAGNIVEFSADQHGSRFIQQKLETCSPEEKASVFKEVLPFAPKLMTDVFGNYVIQKFFEYGSPEQRKDLANQLTGQILPLSLQMYGCRVIQKALEVIELDQKARLVLELDGHVMRCVRDQNGNHVIQKCIESIPTEKIGFIITAFRSHVAALSMHPYGCRVIQRVLERCTDELQCQFIVDEILESVCVLAQDQYGNYVTQHVLERGKSQERSKIISKLSRHVVQLSQHKFASNVIEKCLEYGGDTEREQIIEEILGQHEGNDNLLIMMKDQFGNYVVQKILDTCTDIQREMLLNRIKTHVHALKKYTYGKHIVARYDQQFGEENQAS encoded by the exons ATGGCAACTGAGAGCCCACTTAGAATGCCATCTCACAGTGAGGCTGCAAGTTTTGCACCATCAACTCCTAACCTGGCTGTGAATGGTCAAAAGTTCCGTGGCAGTGGGAGAGACAAAGTTCCCAATCGAAGTGGTAGTGCGCCTCCAAGCATGGAAGGGTCATTTCTTGCTGTAAATAACCTCATTTGCCAGCAGAGCTCTAACTTGGGGAATTTAAGTTATTCTGTTCAAAACTCTGAGTCAGAGAAGCAATCTTATTTGGCTCTTTATGATTCCAGTGTCAACCCAAACCCCAGACTTCCTACACCTCCCATTGCTAGGAAGAATCGGTATATGCAATCTGATATTGGTAGATTTGGAAGTAATTGGGGTTTGACTTCAATAGATTACAGTGATAACAATTCCTTGCACTTCTCACAAGTTTCCCTTTCTACACACAAGGAAGAGTGTGAAGATGATCGCTCATCCCATCAACCATCTGATGATCTAGTAGAACAGGTAAATGGGTTTTGGTCTGGTGAGGATGCCTCTTCATTGGTTGGCCAATCCAGAAGCTTGGTTGATTTAATTCAG GAAGATTACCCTCGGACTCCATCACCTGTATATAATCAGTCTCACTCCTTCAGTTCTGGAACAACAGATGAAGCAGCTGATCATGATGTGGATTCCAGTTCCTTGCATAATTCCCCTTTTAGTACATCAAATGTGTTGGCATCAACTGTAGGCACAGATAGGATTAGCTTATCATTCAATGCTGATCCCTCAACTGCTCCTGTTTCTAGCTCATCACCTCATAAGTGTACAGGAGCCACAAATCCCATGCAACCACTTCTTAAAGGGGATTTAAAGATTCAAGATGTTATCATCATTGAATCTGAAATGAAGGATCTTAGTATATCTAGTCTTCCGGTTTCCAAAGACCAAAAATTTCAACAGCAATGGCCACACAGGTACCAGGACAATGTACAGCAACATCAAGTACAAAAACAGCAACAGAGCAACTCATTTCAAGTTCATAGTGGCAAGTCTCAATTGATTTCTCAAGGACTAAATTCCACATACATAAGCATGGATCAGTTTCTACATGGCCCTTCGAAGTTCACAGCAGAGGTGCAGCCAGTACTGCAATCATCTGGGTTTACGCCTCCTCTTTATGCATCTGCCACAGCTTATATGGCTTCTCCAAACCCAATATACTCTAATGTGCAGCCTCCTGGATTATATTCTCCACAATATGGTGTGGGTGGATATGCTTTGAGTTCAGCTGCTATTCCCCCATTTTTTCCTGGCTATCCTCCTCATGGTGCTATTCCAATGGTTTACAATGGGCCAGATAGTCCGAACTTTAATGCCCGCATGCCTGGGGCTCCAACTGGAGGGAGCTATGCACATGGAACTGATTTGCAACATATGAACAGATTTTATGGACAGCTTGGATACCCAATGCAACCTCCTTTTACTGATCCTGCACATATGCAGTATTATCAGCAGCCTTATGGACCTGCATATAATGTTTCTGGACAATTTGATCCTCTAGCTTCTGGAATTGGTGTGCTTGGGAATCAAAATAGTGCTTATGAAACAAAGAAAGGATCTTTTGCTGCTGTTGGGTCAGATAAGAAATTGCATCACCAGATCAGTGGTGTGAATGATCTGTACCAAGGTAGAGGGGCAATAATTAGTCATTATTTTGGGAGCCCATCAAACATGGGTATGTTGATGCAGTACCCATCATCCCCACTTGCTAGTCCAGTTTTGCCAGGATCCCCTGTGGGGGGAACTGGGAGTTCTGGAGGGACAAATGGGCTGAGATTCCCCCCAGGTACGGGTAGATATGCAGCTGTGTATTCTGGATGGCAAGGTCAAAGGGGATTAGAAAATTCTAATTGcacaaaaatatataattttattgaggAGTTGAAATCTGGCAAAGGTCACAGATTTGAGCTATCTGATATTGCTGGGAATATTGTTGAATTTAG TGCTGATCAACATGGGAGTCGATTTATTCAGCAGAAGTTAGAGACATGTAGTCCTGAAGAAAAAGCATCTGTATTTAAAGAAGTTCTTCCATTTGCTCCCAAATTGATGACTGATGTTTTTGGCAATTATGTCATCCAGAAG TTCTTTGAGTATGGAAGCCCCGAGCAAAGGAAGGACCTTGCCAATCAGCTTACTGGTCAGATTTTGCCTCTAAGTCTGCAGATGTATGGTTGCCGTGTAATCCAAAAG GCGCTGGAGGTTATTGAGCTTGATCAAAAAGCACGACTTGTTCTTGAACTGGATGGACATGTCATGCGTTGTGTACGTGATCAAAATGGTAATCATGTGATACAGAAGTGTATTGAGAGCATTCCAACAGAGAAAATTGGCTTCATAATTACTGCATTTCGTAGCCATGTTGCAGCACTTTCTATGCATCCGTATGGTTGCCGTGTCATACAG AGAGTTCTGGAGCGTTGTACAGATGAGCTGCAATGTCAGTTTATAGTGGATGAGATCTTGGAGTCTGTCTGTGTACTTGCTCAGGATCAATATGGCAATTATGTGACTCAG CATGTGTTAGAGAGAGGGAAATCTCAAGAAAGAAGCAAAATTATTAGCAAGTTGTCAAGGCATGTTGTACAGCTCAGCCAACATAAATTTGCATCTAATGTTATTGAGAAATGCTTGGAGTATGGTGGTGACACTGAACGGGAGCAAATAATTGAGGAAATTCTGGGGCAGCATGAGGGAAATGATAATTTATTG ATAATGATGAAGGACCAGTTTGGAAATTATGTTGTCCAAAAGATACTTGATACATGTACTGATATTCAGCGAGAAATGTTGCTTAATCGTATAAAAACACATGTGCATGCTCTGAAGAAATATACTTATGGGAAACACATTGTTGCTCGGTATGATCAGCAATTTGGAGAGG AGAATCAAGCATCATGA
- the LOC110620048 gene encoding pumilio homolog 6, chloroplastic isoform X2, whose protein sequence is MATESPLRMPSHSEAASFAPSTPNLAVNGQKFRGSGRDKVPNRSGSAPPSMEGSFLAVNNLICQQSSNLGNLSYSVQNSESEKQSYLALYDSSVNPNPRLPTPPIARKNRYMQSDIGRFGSNWGLTSIDYSDNNSLHFSQVSLSTHKEECEDDRSSHQPSDDLVEQVNGFWSGEDASSLVGQSRSLVDLIQEDYPRTPSPVYNQSHSFSSGTTDEAADHDVDSSSLHNSPFSTSNVLASTVGTDRISLSFNADPSTAPVSSSSPHKCTGATNPMQPLLKGDLKIQDVIIIESEMKDLSISSLPVSKDQKFQQQWPHRYQDNVQQHQVQKQQQSNSFQVHSGKSQLISQGLNSTYISMDQFLHGPSKFTAEVQPVLQSSGFTPPLYASATAYMASPNPIYSNVQPPGLYSPQYGVGGYALSSAAIPPFFPGYPPHGAIPMVYNGPDSPNFNARMPGAPTGGSYAHGTDLQHMNRFYGQLGYPMQPPFTDPAHMQYYQQPYGPAYNVSGQFDPLASGIGVLGNQNSAYETKKGSFAAVGSDKKLHHQISGVNDLYQGRGAIISHYFGSPSNMGMLMQYPSSPLASPVLPGSPVGGTGSSGGTNGLRFPPGTGRYAAVYSGWQGQRGLENSNCTKIYNFIEELKSGKGHRFELSDIAGNIVEFSADQHGSRFIQQKLETCSPEEKASVFKEVLPFAPKLMTDVFGNYVIQKFFEYGSPEQRKDLANQLTGQILPLSLQMYGCRVIQKALEVIELDQKARLVLELDGHVMRCVRDQNGNHVIQKCIESIPTEKIGFIITAFRSHVAALSMHPYGCRVIQRVLERCTDELQCQFIVDEILESVCVLAQDQYGNYVTQIMMKDQFGNYVVQKILDTCTDIQREMLLNRIKTHVHALKKYTYGKHIVARYDQQFGEENQAS, encoded by the exons ATGGCAACTGAGAGCCCACTTAGAATGCCATCTCACAGTGAGGCTGCAAGTTTTGCACCATCAACTCCTAACCTGGCTGTGAATGGTCAAAAGTTCCGTGGCAGTGGGAGAGACAAAGTTCCCAATCGAAGTGGTAGTGCGCCTCCAAGCATGGAAGGGTCATTTCTTGCTGTAAATAACCTCATTTGCCAGCAGAGCTCTAACTTGGGGAATTTAAGTTATTCTGTTCAAAACTCTGAGTCAGAGAAGCAATCTTATTTGGCTCTTTATGATTCCAGTGTCAACCCAAACCCCAGACTTCCTACACCTCCCATTGCTAGGAAGAATCGGTATATGCAATCTGATATTGGTAGATTTGGAAGTAATTGGGGTTTGACTTCAATAGATTACAGTGATAACAATTCCTTGCACTTCTCACAAGTTTCCCTTTCTACACACAAGGAAGAGTGTGAAGATGATCGCTCATCCCATCAACCATCTGATGATCTAGTAGAACAGGTAAATGGGTTTTGGTCTGGTGAGGATGCCTCTTCATTGGTTGGCCAATCCAGAAGCTTGGTTGATTTAATTCAG GAAGATTACCCTCGGACTCCATCACCTGTATATAATCAGTCTCACTCCTTCAGTTCTGGAACAACAGATGAAGCAGCTGATCATGATGTGGATTCCAGTTCCTTGCATAATTCCCCTTTTAGTACATCAAATGTGTTGGCATCAACTGTAGGCACAGATAGGATTAGCTTATCATTCAATGCTGATCCCTCAACTGCTCCTGTTTCTAGCTCATCACCTCATAAGTGTACAGGAGCCACAAATCCCATGCAACCACTTCTTAAAGGGGATTTAAAGATTCAAGATGTTATCATCATTGAATCTGAAATGAAGGATCTTAGTATATCTAGTCTTCCGGTTTCCAAAGACCAAAAATTTCAACAGCAATGGCCACACAGGTACCAGGACAATGTACAGCAACATCAAGTACAAAAACAGCAACAGAGCAACTCATTTCAAGTTCATAGTGGCAAGTCTCAATTGATTTCTCAAGGACTAAATTCCACATACATAAGCATGGATCAGTTTCTACATGGCCCTTCGAAGTTCACAGCAGAGGTGCAGCCAGTACTGCAATCATCTGGGTTTACGCCTCCTCTTTATGCATCTGCCACAGCTTATATGGCTTCTCCAAACCCAATATACTCTAATGTGCAGCCTCCTGGATTATATTCTCCACAATATGGTGTGGGTGGATATGCTTTGAGTTCAGCTGCTATTCCCCCATTTTTTCCTGGCTATCCTCCTCATGGTGCTATTCCAATGGTTTACAATGGGCCAGATAGTCCGAACTTTAATGCCCGCATGCCTGGGGCTCCAACTGGAGGGAGCTATGCACATGGAACTGATTTGCAACATATGAACAGATTTTATGGACAGCTTGGATACCCAATGCAACCTCCTTTTACTGATCCTGCACATATGCAGTATTATCAGCAGCCTTATGGACCTGCATATAATGTTTCTGGACAATTTGATCCTCTAGCTTCTGGAATTGGTGTGCTTGGGAATCAAAATAGTGCTTATGAAACAAAGAAAGGATCTTTTGCTGCTGTTGGGTCAGATAAGAAATTGCATCACCAGATCAGTGGTGTGAATGATCTGTACCAAGGTAGAGGGGCAATAATTAGTCATTATTTTGGGAGCCCATCAAACATGGGTATGTTGATGCAGTACCCATCATCCCCACTTGCTAGTCCAGTTTTGCCAGGATCCCCTGTGGGGGGAACTGGGAGTTCTGGAGGGACAAATGGGCTGAGATTCCCCCCAGGTACGGGTAGATATGCAGCTGTGTATTCTGGATGGCAAGGTCAAAGGGGATTAGAAAATTCTAATTGcacaaaaatatataattttattgaggAGTTGAAATCTGGCAAAGGTCACAGATTTGAGCTATCTGATATTGCTGGGAATATTGTTGAATTTAG TGCTGATCAACATGGGAGTCGATTTATTCAGCAGAAGTTAGAGACATGTAGTCCTGAAGAAAAAGCATCTGTATTTAAAGAAGTTCTTCCATTTGCTCCCAAATTGATGACTGATGTTTTTGGCAATTATGTCATCCAGAAG TTCTTTGAGTATGGAAGCCCCGAGCAAAGGAAGGACCTTGCCAATCAGCTTACTGGTCAGATTTTGCCTCTAAGTCTGCAGATGTATGGTTGCCGTGTAATCCAAAAG GCGCTGGAGGTTATTGAGCTTGATCAAAAAGCACGACTTGTTCTTGAACTGGATGGACATGTCATGCGTTGTGTACGTGATCAAAATGGTAATCATGTGATACAGAAGTGTATTGAGAGCATTCCAACAGAGAAAATTGGCTTCATAATTACTGCATTTCGTAGCCATGTTGCAGCACTTTCTATGCATCCGTATGGTTGCCGTGTCATACAG AGAGTTCTGGAGCGTTGTACAGATGAGCTGCAATGTCAGTTTATAGTGGATGAGATCTTGGAGTCTGTCTGTGTACTTGCTCAGGATCAATATGGCAATTATGTGACTCAG ATAATGATGAAGGACCAGTTTGGAAATTATGTTGTCCAAAAGATACTTGATACATGTACTGATATTCAGCGAGAAATGTTGCTTAATCGTATAAAAACACATGTGCATGCTCTGAAGAAATATACTTATGGGAAACACATTGTTGCTCGGTATGATCAGCAATTTGGAGAGG AGAATCAAGCATCATGA